TAAACACGTGAGCCGTAACCAACAACGCCTCGGGCGATCGATGGATGATAAGTACGTCAAGCGGCGCCAGCGCGGCATCGCCGTGGTGGTCGCATCCGTCATCGTCATTCTAGGAGCTCTGATCTACATCGGAGTACGCATCGGCACTTCTTCGGCCGACTACGAAGGGGCCGGAAACGGCACCACGCAATTGGTGGAGGTCCCCGAAGGATCCTCCATGTCCGAGCTGGGACCCACGCTCGTGGAAAAGAATGTGGTCAAGACCCAAGAGGCATTCGACTCCGCGGCATCGATGAACCACAGCGCCAGCCAGATTCAACCTGGCTTCTACCGGCTGCAAGAAGAAATGAGCGCGGCGAATGCGGTAGAGGCGTTGCTTGATGAAAACAACCGCGTGGACATGCTTGAGGTTCAAGGCGGTGCGACCTTGGAGGACGTCAAGGTCGTCGGCGGTGACGTGCGCTTCGGTATCTACTCCTTGATTTCCCAAGTCAGCTGCGATGACGGCAATTGCTTGGAGAAGGAAGAGCTGGAAAAGGCGGCGGCAGAAACCGATCCTAAGGAGCTCGGCGCACCGGATTGGGCACTGGATGCCATTAAGAAACGCGGCAATGACCCGAAGCGTATTGAGGGCCTTATTGCCCCTGGCCAGTACGTTCTGGACCCGAATATGAGCGCCAAGGACATCCTGAAGGATCTCATTACCCGCTCTGCCAAGCGTTATGAGGAAACCGATATCGAAAMCCGCGCCAAGGCCATTGGGCTTTCGCCGTACGAGCTTTTGACCTCTGCCTCCTTGGTGGAGCGTGAGGCACCCGCCGGCGAATTCGACAAGGTAGCCCGCGTTATCCTGAACCGCTTGGACGAGCCCATGCGCCTCGAGTTCGACTCCACCGTGAACTACGGTCTGGAGGATGTCGAGCTGGCCACCACCGATGAGGCGCGTGGTGAGAAGACTCCGTGGAATACCTACGCTAAGGAAGGCCTTCCGGATACCCCGATTTCCTCGCCTTCTGATGAGGCAATCCGCGCGATGGAAGAACCTGCCGATGGTAACTGGAAGTTCTTCGTCACCGTGGATAAGGACGGCACCACCGTGTTCTCCGATACCTACGATGAGCACCTGGACCGTGTGGACGATGCTATCCGCTCCGGCGTCCTTGACTCTCAGCGCGAGGGTGAGGGAGCAGGAGCCGGCAACGGCGATGCCGCCTCGGACCAACCGGCTGAGTAGGCACTAGGCCGCAGCCAGAAAGGTAGACGCTCTCCATGCCGCGCGCCGCAGTACTCGGTAGCCCCATCGCACACTCGTTATCGCCTATCCTGCACAACGCGGGGTATACCGCAGTGGGGCTCAAGGAGTGGTCCTATACCCGCTTTGAGGTGACGGCCGATACCCTTGCCCCATTCTTGGAAGAATGCGGCCCCGAGTACCGCGGCTTTTCCGTGACCATGCCCGGTAAGTTCGCCGCGCTCGAGGTAGCAGAGGAACAAAGTGATAGGGCACGGCTTATCGGGTCCGCCAATACCTTGGTGCGCACCGAACATGGGTGGCGCGCGGATAATACCGATACCGAGGGCGTGCGCGGCGCCCTGCAAGAACTCATTGGGCTCCGCCCAGTCTCCCAGGCGCTTATCATCGGCGCGGGCGGAACCTCCCGCCCGGCGCTGTGGGCGCTGGCAGAACGCGGGATCGATCAGGTCACCATCTTGAACCGTTCCAACCGCCAAGCGGAGCTGCAGCCCTTGGCCGAGCGGCTCGGGCTCAATTTGCAGTATGCAACCTTTGACGATGACCTCGAGGACCTTTCCCGCTCCGCGGATTTGATTATTTCCACCGTGCCTTCGGCTGCGTTGGAGGATTATCGCTTCCAGCTTGCCCACGCCCCAGTGCTCGATGTGATCTATCACCCGTGGCCTACGACGCTCGCCGCCTGCGCCGCCGCGAATGGCTACTTCACCGTGGGTGGGCACGTCATGCTGGCGCATCAAGCGTTTAGCCAATTTGAGCAATTCACCGGGCTTTCCGCACCGCGCGAAGAAATGGTCGCGGCCCTGCAGGAAGAGCTTCGCCTGCGCAACCTCTAAGCACGCTGGGGATACGCCCATGTGCGCCGCCTTGCCATGAAGAGTGGCAAAGCGGCGCTTAGCCTTATGCCATGGGGATTTTCGGGGGAATACTTTATGGCCTGTGGGCAGCCGCCTTGTGCTGGTGGGATATTCGCGAGCGGCGCTTGCCCGATGCACTGACCATCCCCGTTGGGGTGTTATCGGTCACCTTTGCCACTTGGGGTGGGTTAGCCTGGCCATTGCTATACCTCCTAGTGGCGCTTTGTGGCGCCGGCATCGGCGGGGGRGATATTAAATTKGCCCTGCCGCTGGGCATGCTCGTTWGTGCCACGGCAGGCCCMCTGGGGGKTATTATCGCCTGCGGCGGTTCCSCTGTACTCACSCTGCTCGCAAGCGGCRTCGCGCGGGCCAAGGGSGGKGTGCCCCACGGGCCCTCGATGGTGCTATCGGCTGGGCTGGTTATGGCCGCGTATCCCCTCTTTGAGGGGTGAGGCGAATATATTGGGGTGCCTAGTTGCTCCGTGTGCATAGGTGCCGTGCGATAATACCCGCATGCTTCGTTGGACTACCGCTGGTGAATCCCACGGCCAGGCACTTATCTCCATGGTGGAGCACATGCCGGCCGGAGTACCCATTACCCGTGCTGAGATTTCTCATCAGCTGGCGCGGCGTCGCCTAGGATATGGCCGCGGTGCGCGCATGAAGTTCGAGGCCGATGAGGTTACGCTGCTCGGCGGCGTCCGCCATGGGCTGACGATTGGTAGCCCGATTGCCATCATGATCGGCAATACTGAATGGCCGAAATGGACCACCGTCATGTCCGCAGATCCCATCGATATGGAGGATGAGGACGTAGCAAAGGCGATGAATTCGGGCCGAGGTGCGCCCTTGCAGCGTCCGCGCCCAGGCCACGCCGATTTTGCGGGCATGGTGAAATATAACCACAGCGAGGCCCGACCCATCTTGGAGCGTTCTTCTGCGCGCGAGACCGCTGCGCGGGTTGCCGCCGCGACCGTAGCGCGGAACTTCCTGCGGGAAACGTTGGGCGTTGAGGTCTTTTCCCACGTGATTTCTATCGGCGCATCGCAGCCCTATGCCGGTCCTTCCCCCAGTTTTGCGGATATCGAGGACATCGATAACTCTCCGGTGCGCGCCTTTGGTAAGGATGCCGAATCTTCGATGATTTCAGAGATCGAAGCCGCAAAGAAGCAGGGAGATACCTTGGGCGGCATCGTCGAGGTAATCGTCGATGGCCTCCCCATTGGCCTCGGCTCACACATCTCGGGCGATGACCGCTTGGACGCACAGCTGGCTGGAGCATTGATGGGTATTCAGGCCATCAAGGGCGTAGAAATCGGCGATGGCTTCGATGAAGCGCGTCGACGCGGCTCCGAAGCCCACGATGAGATGGTCCGCACCGAGGATGGCGTAACTCGCCTGAGCAACCGGGCCGGCGGCTTGGAAGGCGGCATGACTAACGGGCAGCAATTGCGGGTCCGCGCCGCTATGAAACCGATTTCCACGGTGCCGCGCGCCTTGCAGACGATCGATATGGAAACCGGTGCCGATGCCACCGCAATTCACCAGCGCTCAGATGTTTGCGCCGTTCCGGCAGCAGGAGTTGTGGCTGAGGCCATGGTCTCACTCGTGCTAGCGCGCGCAGTTTTAGATAAATTTGGCGGGGATAGCTTGAGCGAGACCTGCCGTGCCATTGCTGCATATGAAGAATACGTTTCGCAGCGACTCGCCTTTAACCAGGAGTAAATGATGACAACGCCAACCGATGTAACGGGACAGCCACATCCTTGCGTCGTTTTGATTGGCCCGCCCGGGGCGGGAAAGTCCACGATTGGCCGCCGGCTTTCGCATGCGCTGAATTGCGATCTGGTGGATTCGGATCACCTAATTGAAATGGCCGAGGGAAAACCCTGCGGCGAGGTCTTTAGTGAGAAAGGCGAACCGGCGTTTCGCGAGCTCGAGGCCGAACATGTCGCTGAAGCCTTGCAGAAGGGTGGGGTAGTAAGCCTGGGCGGCGGCGCGGTGATGACGGCCTCCACGCGCGAGCTTCTGGAGCGCCACACCGTCGTCTTCCTCGATATTTCCGCAGAAGAAGGCGCGCGCCGCACGGCCGGCGACCGCAATCGCCCGGTGCTGGCGGCGGATAACCCGGTTGAACATTACCGGTCAATCGTGGAAACGCGCAGGCCTTTCTATCTTGAGGTGGCCGATTTTCGCGTACGCACGGATACTCGCTCCCCGCAGCAGGTCGTGGGCGATATCCTGGGCTTTTTAGAAACCCTCTAGCCGGGAACCCCACCCGCATCCCTGCAGGTTATCGCTGCGTAGAAAGGACAGTCCAATGCTCACCATCGCCGTTAACGGACCGAGCCCGTATGAGGTCCGCATCGGAGCGGGTCTTAGCGAAGATATCGCGCGGCGTTGTGCGGACACGGGTGCCGATAAGGCGGCGGTCATCTTCCAGCCTGCCCTGCGTACCGCCGCAGAAGAACTCGCGAAATCCGTAGAAGCGCAGGGCGTCACCCCCGTCTTGTGCGAGGTGCCGGATGCTGAGGCGGCCAAGCAACTGAGCGTGGTGGGAAACGTGTGGGACCGCCTTGGTGAGGCGGGTTTTAGCCGCAGCGATGTCGTCATCGGTGTAGGCGGCGGGGCAACTACGGATATGGCAGGCTTTGTCGCCGCCGGATGGATGCGCGGCATTAAGGTCATTCAGGTTCCTACGACCCTTCTCGCCATGGTTGATGCCGCGGTGGGCGGGAAAACCGGAATCAATACGAAGGTCGGGAAGAACCTCGTCGGCGCCTTCCACGAGCCGGATTCTGTATTCGTCGATCTGGAACGCCTAGACACCCTCCCACAGGCAGAAATCGTGGCTGGTTCCGCAGAGATCATTAAGACCGGGTTCATTCATGATCCGGTCATCGTGGAACGCTACGTGGAAAATCCAGGTGCTTGCCTTGACCCACGCGGTGTCCTGCCGGAATTGATTGAGCGTTCCATCGCGGTGAAGGCAGCGGTGGTGGGAGAAGACCTCAAGGAAGCCGGGCTGCGCGAGACCCTTAATTATGGGCATACCTTTGGCCACGCCATAGAAAGGCAAGAAAACTATGCGTGGCGCCACGGCAATGCGGTAGCCGTAGGCATGATGTTCATTGCCCACCTTTCCCACCAGCGAGGCCTGATAGATGCGGAACTCGTGGAATTGCACCGCAGCATCCTGACCAATATCGGCCTGCCTACGGCGTATCAACCCGGGAAATTCGCGGAATTATATGAGGCGATGACCCACGATAAGAAAAACCGCGACGGGAAGATCCGCTTCGTGGCGCTGACCGGAATCGGTGCGACGACGCGGATAGAGGGCCCCACGCGCGAAGAACTAGAAGCGGCGTATGCCGCCATTACGGAGTAGATATGAAAATCGTTGTTCTCAATGGCCCGAACTTAAATAGGTTGGGCAAGCGCCAACCGGACGTCTATGGTTCCACGACGCTAAGTGATGTCGAAGAACTGGTTTCCAAGCGTGCCGAGAAGCACGGGGCAGAGGTCGAGTTTTTCCAGTCGAATTTTGAAGGCGAGCTCATTGAGAAGGTCCACGAGGCCGCCGATGCCGGAAGTGCAGTCATCATTAACCCAGGTGGGCTGACGCATACCTCCGTTGCTCTGCGCGACGCCCTGGCAGAGATTGCCGATGGCGCCGGCTTCGTGGAGGTGCATATCTCCAACGTGCACGCCCGGGAGGAGTTTAGGCACCATTCTTATTTGAGCCCCATTGCCCGCGGCGTCGTCGCCGGTTTGGGAGTCTTTGGGTACTGCGCCGCGGTGGACTATCTATGCCAATAATCACCGGCCAGACCGATGCCCCTCGGGCGCAGATGGAAAGAAGGCATCGAACCTAGCCACCTGTGCCGCGGAAATAGTTATAGTGGAAGAATAAATTTTTAAGCTTCACTACGTTCCCGCAAAGGATGATTTTATGGCACTTGCAGATACCCGTTTCAGTGACCGCCGCCGGAAGCTAGCCGCCGAATTAGCCGGTCAGCGCATTGATGCGGTATTGGTAACCCACTTGATCCACGTCCGGTACCTGTCCGGATTTTCCGGTTCCAACGGCGGGATGCTGCTGCGCAAGGATCTCTCCGCGTTGATGGCTACCGATGGCCGCTATACCACCCAGATTGCCCAGGAAGTTCCGGATCTTGAGGCGGTCGAGGGCCGTTCTGTGGGCAAGGTGCTCCTACAGCAATTCGACAAGGATGAGACCCCGGTTCGCGTCGGCTTCGAAGCCGACTACATGTCCGTGTCGGAACTGGAAGATCTGAAGGATTCCGCACCGGATGGGGTCACCTTGGTGCCGATTTCTGGAATCATCGAGGACATCCGCATCACGAAGGATCCGGTAGAGCTAGAAAAGCTGGAGGAGATCGCGGCGCTTGCTAACCAGGCCTTGGAAGACCTTCTTGCCGCCGGCGAGCTGCGGGCGGGTCGCACGGAACGCGAAGTTGCCGCCGATCTGGAATTCCGCATGCGCATCCTAGGTTCCGAGCGAGTGAGCTTCGATACCATCGTGGCCTCTGGCCCGAACTCTGCCATGCCACACCACGGCGCGGACGATCGCGTGATCGAGGATGGGGACTTGGTTACCATCGATTTTGGCGCTCACCTGCGCGGATTTAACTCTGACTGCACCCGCACCTATGTCGTGGGTATGGTAAACGACTTTGCCAAGGAGATCTACGATGTGGTGCTGCGCGCCCAGCAGGCCGGCGTCGAGGCTGCGGTAGCGGGCACGTCGCTTTCCGATGYCGMCGCCSCCTGCCGCAACGTTATCGCCGATGCCGGATACGGCGACTACTTCGTCCACTCCACCGGGCACGGCGTGGGCTTGGACGTGCATGAAGCACCCTTTGCCGCCACGACCGGTAAGGGCGAGCTGGCGCCAGGGATGACGCTGACCATCGAACCGGGCGTGTATGTGCCGGGCAAGGGCGGCGTGCGCATCGAAGATACGCTGATTATCACCGATGGAGCCCCGAAGATCATTACCGCCGCCTCCAAGGACTTTACTGAGCTGCCCGCATAGGTAGGCTTGGCCCCTGCGGCTCCTCCCTTTCTTGGGAAGAGATTTTAGGGGGTACCGGTGGCCTGCGGGTGCGGGCTATCCGGTAGGCTTATACTTTGCTTTCAACCTTTCAACCACAATATTCGGGAGTTTAACCGCAATGGCTGATACTACTGATTTCAAGAACGGACTCGTTCTCAAGATTGACAACAAGCTGATGCAGATCACCGAGTTTCAGCATGTTAAGCCGGGCAAGGGCCCAGCATTCGTGCGCACCAAGCTGAAGGACGTCGTCTCCGGAAAGACCGTGGACAAGACCTGGAACTCGGGTGTCAAGGTAGAAACCGCCACGGTGGACCGCCGCGACATGACCTACCTGTACAACGACGGCACCAGCTATGTCGTCATGGATGAAAAGACCTTCGAGCAGTTTGAGCTTTCGCCGGATAAGTTCGGCGATGCCGCACGTTTCCTGCTGGAAAACATGCGCGTGCAGGTCTCCTTCTACGAGGATGAGGCATTGTTCGCGGAGCTTCCTATCTCCGTCGACCTCAAGGTAGAGCACACCGAGCCAGGCCTGCAGGGTGACCGTTCCTCCGGCGGCACCAAGCCCGCCACGCTCGAGACCGGCGCCGAGATCCAGGTCCCGCTGTTCATTGAAATCGGCAATGTACTAAAGATCGATACCCGCACCGGCGAGTACCTGTCCCGCGTCAACAACTAGGGCCTTATCTTGTCTGATAACACTGCTAAGCGGGATATCAATCATAAACGGCATACCGCGCGCTACCGGGCGCGCCGGCGCGCAGCGGATATCCTCTATGAAGCGGAGAACCGGGACGTCGATCCCGTCGCCATTGTTGAGGATCGCGTTGCTTTGGCGCGCGAGGATCGCCACGCTGTAGCGCCCATCGCGGACTACACCAAGGTCATCGTCCAAGGCGTAGCAGAAGAGCTAGACGCTATCGATGACACGATCTCGCGTTACCTTTCCCAGAATTGGGAGTTGCACCGCATCCCCGCCGTCGACCGCGCTATCCTGCGCCTTTCGGTCTGGGAGCTATTGTTTAATCCGGATGTTCCCACCGCGACGGCCGTCGTGGAGGGCGTGGAGCTGGCCTCGCAGTATTCCCACGATCAAGCCGCACCGTATATCCACGCGGTCTTGGATGACGTCGCGCAATCTCGTTCCGAGCTAAGCCCGATGAATAACGGCGGCGATGAGGAAGAAAGCGACGCCGCGGGATCCGAAGACTCCCATGCGGACCCTGCGGCTTCGACGCACGCAGAGGCGCCAGGGGAGTCAGAGGAGCCCGAAGAGTCAGCCCCGGCTGCGGAAGCGGAAGCAGACGCGGAAGAGGAAAACTCCTAAATCAAACCGTTCCCCGTCTCCCGCTGCGCTATGCCGCGGGAGACAGCCGGTTCGCACGGCCCCAACCGTGGCGTTTGTACAATGATTGCCATGGGTAAATTTAAGATCAAAGATGCGCTCGACCTCCGCGCCGGAAAGACCTTTCAGCTTGCCGATGTCGATCCCACGGCGACTCCAGGATTCGATGGCTCAAAGTCTGACTTAGAAGACCGCTTCAAACACTATGACGATGAGCTCTATGATTTGCAGGAGCGCCTTTTTGCTAATGGCAGGGCGCATGCCGATGATGCACCCTCGCTTTTAGTAGTCCTGCAAGGAATGGATACCTCCGGCAAAGGCGGGGCCATTCGCCATGTCTTTTCCGTCTTTGATCCGCAGGGCACGAAGACCGTCGGTTTTGGCAAGCCGACGGAAGAGGAAATGAAACACGATTTCCTGTGGCGCATCCGCAAACACGATCCGGTTCCTGGGCAAGTCGTGGCCTTTGACCGGTCCCACTACGAAGACGTGCTGATTCAACGCGTGCACGAGTGGGGGGATGAGGAAGAGATCGACCGCCGCTTTGAGGCGATTCGTGAGTATGAGCAAGAGCTCGCCGGAAAGCGGGTAAAGATCTTGAAGGTCTTTTTGCACATCTCGCCGGAGTTCCAAAAGGAAAACCTCATTGAGCGGACCGAGCGCGAGGATAAGTACTGGAAGTACGATCCTTCAGATCTTGAAGAGCGCGGCTATTGGAATAAATACATGGCGGCCTATGAGGATGCCATCCGCCGGACGGATGAGCTTTGGGCGCCGTGGTTTGTTATCCCCACGGATAATAAGAAATACGCGCGCATGGCCTTGAAGTACCTCATTGTTGATGCACTGCGGCACCTGAACCTGTCGTGGCCTGCGCCCGAATTCGATCCGGAGGCAGAAAAGCAGCGCATCCTCGACGCGGACTAGGCACTAGCCGCGGCGCCTAGAGCCCAAGAGGGCAAGGCGCCCCAAAAATCCCCGCACCGTCGCCGCGCCCTAGCACGCGAATGCGCGAGGCGGGGCGAAACAAGTGCGGGGGAGAAGGCCTTAGGTAAGGCGGCTTAAGCGTTGTCGGACGGCGTGGAGTTTTCCTCGCTGCCGTTTCCGGCCTTCGCAGCGGTTTCAGATCCGAGCTTGGCCATTTCCTCGGCGGCAGACACCATGGCGTCCTGGCCGTTGATGACGGCGTCGACGGCCTTCTTCAAAGCGGTGGTAAGCTGCTCATCGGTCATTCCGGCGGCGGCGGGAATATCGCGCTCGGTGCGGACGACGAGCATATCGTCGTGCTCAGAAATAACGGCTCGCGCGCCGAATGCGACAGAGTTGATCTGGTTGGCAGCGAGGAAGAGCCCGGCATCGGCCTTGGAGAACGAGGCATCGGTTGGCACGTCGCAGCGCACGATGATAACGGAATCCAAGACCGCAAACATGGTGGGCAGGCCATTGAGGTTGGCGGTGGCGGCGTCGATTTCGCCTTCCACCTTGGTTAGCTCAATATCGAAGGTGCCCATGGCAGCAACGACGCGGTCCAGATCGACCTCGGGCAAATTGTTTTCGGTAGATGCGGTGGATGCATTAGTCATGGTTATGCTCCTCCCAGGTGACAAGCTGTGGGTAGTGCTCTTCAACAAAAGCCATGGACTGCAGCATGGAGTCCAAGGTGGACATCACGAAGGCACCGATCTGGTTGCGGGACAGGCCATGGGAAATGTTGATTTCGCGCACGCCGGAGACGGCCAGATTATTTTCGGACGATTCAAAAAAGCGCAGGGTCGGCGCGAAGTGCTGTTGGTTCCACTTGTTGAGAACCATGAGCAGTTGTGGGCCCTCCGAGGCTGGGGCATTACCGCGCCAGACGGAGTCCGCCACGAGGACATCGTCACGCACCTGCAGGGCAATAGCGATATTGGAAAAGCCGGTGCGCAGGATCTTTACCGTTTCACCTTCGCCGACGGTCTGTTCTTCTACGCGGTACTCGAGCTTTTCGGAGTCAAAAATCTCACCGATGCGCTCGAGGGTGACATCCTCAATGGGCGTATCGGGATACAGGGTTGGTTCTTCAGACACGTAAGTAGTCTCAATCCATGTACTAATCGGGGATAATGGTCAACCCTTTCTAGTTTACCTAACTACACCGGCGCTTTCTGGCAAGTGAGGATTGCGGCAGGTCTTGTTCACAGTCCGGCACGCGGACCGAAGTACGTGACTGGGGTTGCCCGCAAATCGTGGACACGTAGTAGAGCTACCTAGCGGTTAGGCAGCGATTTTTTCTTCGTTTCTGGTTTGGGTGATGTGATTTTCGAAATCGACAGGGCGGACCATCCCAAGGGCGGAGTGCCGGCGCCGACGGTTGTAGACTACTTCAATCCAGTAAGCCACAGCCTGACGCGCAGTATCGCGGGTTGCCCAGCGTTTCCGGTCGTAGAACTCGGTCTTAAGCGTCGACCAGAACGACTCGGCCATCGCGTTATCGAAACACACCCCAGTGCGCCCTACCGACTGAGCAACCCCTAGGTTGCGGCACACGTCCCAGAGCTGCTCGCTGGTAAATTGTGTTCCCCGGTCAGCGTGAAACACCAGCCCCTCAGGAACATACCCACGCGTACACACTGCGTGGGCCGTCCACTAAAGAGTGCCTAAAAACTACCCCCGGTACCCGATATCCGCACCGGTCGGTACTCGATACCGCCCTACCGGTACTAAATAGCGTCGCGCGTCAACCTCCATTGAGGACTGGCAGTGGATGTACGAGACCAACGTGCTCGGCACCGTGCGCATGATTCAGGCGCTCATGCCCAAGTTAGAGCGGGTGCCGGATCTTTCCGGGCTGATTATTAATGTCGGTTCCATTGCCGGCTGGACGGTGTACGAAGGCGGTTCAGGCTATAACACCGCGAAGCACGGCGTGCGCGTGATTTCTCGCGCGCTGCGCCTAGAAAACCACGATGTGCGCGTTACCGAGATCGATCCTGGCCGCGTGGCCACGGACTTTTCCTTGGTGCGCTTCAAGGGCGATGAGAAACGCGCGGCCAAGGTGTATGACGGCCAGCTCAACCTCGTGGCAGAGGATATTGCCGAGGCCATCCGCTGGGTTGCTGCCCAACCGGCCCACGTCAACGTGGATACGATGACCATCAAGCCGCGCACGCAAAGCTAGGCTGCCTTGCTTTCGAGCATCGAACCTTTGATACTCCGGAGTGTAAATGACGATCCCTTTGTAACGACAAGTAAGTTAGAAGAAGAGAGAAAAGGAACCTGAGTTCTCGATATTGTGCGACAAATATTTATAGAGTTTTGAAAATTTTCTTGAAAGTTCACCAAAAGTTTTGAGCGTTTAAGTAGCAGTGCAAACTTGCACGAGAAGCAGTCAAATAGGATTTGAACAACGAAAATTACTTAGCTGATGTGTTCCGTCGACTTGGAGTGACATGCGAGGATGAACATCGCGAAAACGGATTAAGCGCTCGCGATTTTCAAATAAATTACGAAGCCTCAAATTTTACTTAGTACATGGAACCAAGCTTGGATGATTAAGCTTGTGAAGTTTTCTGAGTTTAGATGAGTTTCACTTCAAAACTACTCTGCCTGTTATGCTCGGTCACTAGTGACTCAAATCCTTGAGGGCTTTTGACAGATCTAAGTACAAGTAGTCATCATTTGAATCTTCTGAGCCACGTTCGCTAAGCCAGTTGACAATTGACTTCCAATTATCCAGTGACGCATCTATATTTTCTTGTTGTTTAATGATGCTGATAAGAATTGTTTCGGTTCTCGCCGCTAGACGAACCTGATCGTATTTATTGTTCTTTATTGCCTGAAATAGTGTCTCTATATGATCCTTTTTTAAATCTTTAGCAAAAAGTTCCAAAGCGCGAAGATTCGCCTCGGCATCACGAAAACTGCAAGATTCCCTGACCAGCACTAAAGCCCGTTGAATTAAAGATTCACGATCGGAAGTTAAATTATGTAATGTAGCTAGTTGCTTTGCTTCCAGATTGTCGATTAGTTGAGATCTGCGGTCCCTAAATTTCTGTTTGAGCGGAGGGTCGCCAGCTAAGTAACCTTTTGAAAAGAGATCGGAGTCTTTAGCTGCGGAGATTACCGTTGATAGACGTTTTTCGGCGGTTCCGGGGATAGTATCCCAAA
This is a stretch of genomic DNA from Corynebacterium accolens. It encodes these proteins:
- a CDS encoding PPK2 family polyphosphate kinase — protein: MGKFKIKDALDLRAGKTFQLADVDPTATPGFDGSKSDLEDRFKHYDDELYDLQERLFANGRAHADDAPSLLVVLQGMDTSGKGGAIRHVFSVFDPQGTKTVGFGKPTEEEMKHDFLWRIRKHDPVPGQVVAFDRSHYEDVLIQRVHEWGDEEEIDRRFEAIREYEQELAGKRVKILKVFLHISPEFQKENLIERTEREDKYWKYDPSDLEERGYWNKYMAAYEDAIRRTDELWAPWFVIPTDNKKYARMALKYLIVDALRHLNLSWPAPEFDPEAEKQRILDAD
- a CDS encoding YbjN domain-containing protein; its protein translation is MSEEPTLYPDTPIEDVTLERIGEIFDSEKLEYRVEEQTVGEGETVKILRTGFSNIAIALQVRDDVLVADSVWRGNAPASEGPQLLMVLNKWNQQHFAPTLRFFESSENNLAVSGVREINISHGLSRNQIGAFVMSTLDSMLQSMAFVEEHYPQLVTWEEHNHD
- a CDS encoding YbjN domain-containing protein, with amino-acid sequence MTNASTASTENNLPEVDLDRVVAAMGTFDIELTKVEGEIDAATANLNGLPTMFAVLDSVIIVRCDVPTDASFSKADAGLFLAANQINSVAFGARAVISEHDDMLVVRTERDIPAAAGMTDEQLTTALKKAVDAVINGQDAMVSAAEEMAKLGSETAAKAGNGSEENSTPSDNA